One genomic region from Capra hircus breed San Clemente chromosome 18, ASM170441v1, whole genome shotgun sequence encodes:
- the LEUTX gene encoding leucine-twenty homeobox has protein sequence MQTWFKNQRVKRRREENQTQQNLSPGDPCQVVSVEEEEMSLPGTSGSTHPTSLSLADDSHHELPELSCAQQCEGAAATPCPSSCNFLTVHLHQISLGDSDPPWASSPYDMDQLIQLYDLPGDDDPSSLDQYLFPECSSWGTVAGTDHHRDGEHSFNPEKVP, from the exons ATGCAG ACTTGGTTTAAAAACCAACGTGtcaaaaggaggagggaggagaatcAGACTCAGCAAAATCTGTCACCAGGAGACCCATGCCAGGTTGTCTCAGTAGAGGAGGAAGAGATGTCCTTACCGGGCACTTCCGGAAGCACTCATCCCACGAGTCTCAGCCTTGCAGATGATTCTCATCACGAGCTACCTGAGCTTTCTTGTGCTCAGCAGTGTGAAGGGGCTGCTGCCACTCCTTGCCCTTCATCCTGCAATTTCCTGACTGTTCATCTCCACCAGATAAGTCTTGGAGACTCTGATCCTCCTTGGGCCTCCAGTCCTTATGACATGGATCAACTTATACAGTTATACGACTTACCTGGGGATGATGACCCCAGCAGTCTGGATCAGTACCTCTTCCCAGAGTGCTCCAGCTGGGGGACTGTGGCCGGCACTGATCACCATCGTGATGGCGAACACAGCTTCAATCCTGAGAAAGTTCCGTGA